Below is a window of Halolamina sp. CBA1230 DNA.
CGGTCCCTCGGCGGGCGTGGTACGCCTCCTCCGGCGTCATCGAGTGGAGGTGGACGCCGCCGACCGACATGGCCGCCAGCTGCTCGACGTACGTCCCGGGGTCGGTTTCGTACCGCTCGGGCGGCTTGTAGTTCACCGTTTTCGCCGGATTATCGTAGCTCTCGAGGATCTCACGGTGTTCCCCGTCCAGCGCGAACGCGGGGTGGAGGCCCGAGACCGAGGTGACCTCGTAGATCCCGCGGTCGAGGCCGTCCTGAACCGCCTCGCGGCTCTCGGCGGGCGTCTTCGTGAACCCCGTGTGCTCGACGTCGGAACCCTTCTCGAACGCGCTGTCGGGGTTCTTGAAGTTACAGAACAGACAGCCGGTGTTGCAGGCGGTCGTGACGTTGTTGTTGAGGTTGGCGACGAACGTCACGGTGTCGCCGACTTCCTCGGCGCGCCGGCGGTCCGCGAGTTCGAGCACGCGCTCCTTCCGCGCGGCGTCGATCCCCGGCGACTCGGTGCCCGTGGTCAGCAGTTCGACGGCGTCGTCGACGGTGAGTCGCTCCCCGTCGGCGGCTTTCGCGAGCGCGTTCTCGAAGGACTGGTCGCTCTCGGGGACGCAGTCGAACTCGAGCGCCCCGTCGTCGAGATCCGCCGCCGTGGTCATACAGGGAGGGGGCCACGGAGCGCCAAAAACCGTGCGGTGGGGGCGACCTGGTCGTGTGACCCTCTCGACCCACGACCGTGTATAGCTCCACGCGAAACGGAGGGGTCCTGCCCATCGATGTGAAGATTGAAGGTCGCTGCCGCCCCCGCTCCGCGTGTGACTAGCGTCAAGGAGTTCCGCGTCGACCGGGCGCCGACCGACGACGAGCTCGGCCGGGGGCGGTTCGTGTTCACCGACGACTACTCCGTGTTCGACTGGGGGCCGATGCCCGACACGATCCCCGAGAAGGGTCGGAGCCTCTGCACGATGGGCGCGGACAACTTCGAACGGCTGGCCGACAACGGCGTGGCGACCCACTACCGCGGCGTCGTCGCACCCGAGGACGCCGGCGAGGCGGCGCCGGCGGCGCGCGACCTCGCGGCCGTCGACGGCCCGCCCCGGCAGATGGCGATCGACCTCACGGCCGTGCCGGAGCTCACCCACGGCGAGGACGGGTACGAGTACGACCAGTTCCACGCCGCGGCCGGGGACCACTACCTCGTCCCGCTGGAGATCGTGTTCCGGAACGAGGTGCCCGTCGGCTCCAGCCTGCGCAGTCGCAAGGAGCCCGAGGACGTGGGACTCGACCGCCCTCGCTGGCCCGACGAGGCGGTGTCGCTGCCCGAACCGATCGTGGAGTTCTCCACGAAGTTCGAGGAGCAGGACCGCTACCTCGACGAGGCCGAAGCCGAGCGGATCGCCGGCCGCGCAGACCTCGACGACCTGCGGGAGACCGCGCTCGCGGTGAACGAGACGATCACCGACCGCGCCGCGGAGACGGGGTTCGTCCACGAGGACGGCAAGATCGAGTGTCTCTGGGTCGACGGCGAGGTGCGCGTGGCGGACGTGGCGGGCACGTTCGACGAGAACCGCTTCGCGTACGACGGGCAGGAACTGTCGAAGGAGGTGCTCCGGCAGTTCTACAAGTCCTACGACCCGGACTGGGTCGCCGCCGTGAAAGACGCCAAAACCCTCGCCGACGCGGAGGGCGTCGCGGACTGGAAGTCGTTCTGCGAGGAGACGCCCGCCGATCTCCCAGCAGACGTACGAGAGACGGCCAGCGAGATGTACGCCGCCGGGACGAACGCCTACACGGGACGGGAGTGGTTCGAGGCGCCCGCTATCGAGGACGCCGTCGACGCCGTGCGGGGGCTGTAACGCTCAAAACTTTTGCCGGTCGGGCCGCGGGTTCCGGGTGTGCTGCCCTCCACCGACAGCCCGATCGGCCGACGCGCCGCGCTCGCGACGGGCGTCGCCGCCGCGTCGTCGCTGGCCGGCTGTACGACCGTCCGCCGGATTCGACGACTGTACGACGACCCACACACCCACCACAGCGACGCCACCCTCGGCGAGCCGCCGGAGCCGTGGCCGACGCTCGGCCACGACGCCCGCCGGACCGGATACCGGGAGACGGCCCCCGATATCGCCGCCGAGCCGACGATCGAACGCGTCGGCGGCGGCGGCGGCGAGTTCCGCGACACCGCGCCGGCGGTGACTTCCGAGGCGGTGTACGCGACGACGGTGTCCTACGCCGACGACGGCCGGACTCGCGGGTTCGCGGCGACCGGGCGGGACGGCGAATCGTGGTGGGAGCGGCAGTGGGAGGACGGCGACGTGCCCGCGGCGCCGACGATTCACGGGGAGACGGCGCTGCTCTCGCGGGGCAGGACGACCGTCGCCGTCGATCGCCGGTCCGCCGAACTGCGGTGGGAGTACGCCGCCGGCAGCGGCGACGGCGTCCCGACCGCCGTTGGGGAGACGGTGTACCTCCCCGGACGGCGACTGCTCGCGCTCGACGGCGTGACCGGCGAGTGCCGCTGGGCGGCCGACGACCTGTCGAACCCGCCCGGCCCGGTCGCGGCCACCGAGTCGACCGTGTTCGCGGAGGGTGACGGAACGCTCTACGCGGTCGACGCCGCCGACGGGAGCGTTCGCTGGCAGGAGAGCGTCCCCGAACCGGGGTACGACGCGCCGGTCGTCGGCGACGCGGTGGTCGCAGTGATGGGCTCGGAGGGGCTTCTGCAAGCGATCCCCCGGGGCGACGACGCCGAGCGCTGGCAGCGACAGGTCCCCGGCGGGCAGGTCGCGCCGTCGGTCGCCCACAGCCGCGTCTACGCGGTCAGCGACACGGACGATAGCCTCCTCGCGTTCGACACCCACACCGGCGAGACCGACTGGTCGACCGGCCTCGGCCCGACGGTCGACCACCGGGTCGCCGTCGGCGGCGGGACGGTGTACGCGATGGGGTACGACGGATCGATCGAGG
It encodes the following:
- a CDS encoding phosphoribosylaminoimidazolesuccinocarboxamide synthase, coding for MTSVKEFRVDRAPTDDELGRGRFVFTDDYSVFDWGPMPDTIPEKGRSLCTMGADNFERLADNGVATHYRGVVAPEDAGEAAPAARDLAAVDGPPRQMAIDLTAVPELTHGEDGYEYDQFHAAAGDHYLVPLEIVFRNEVPVGSSLRSRKEPEDVGLDRPRWPDEAVSLPEPIVEFSTKFEEQDRYLDEAEAERIAGRADLDDLRETALAVNETITDRAAETGFVHEDGKIECLWVDGEVRVADVAGTFDENRFAYDGQELSKEVLRQFYKSYDPDWVAAVKDAKTLADAEGVADWKSFCEETPADLPADVRETASEMYAAGTNAYTGREWFEAPAIEDAVDAVRGL
- a CDS encoding PQQ-binding-like beta-propeller repeat protein, whose amino-acid sequence is MLPSTDSPIGRRAALATGVAAASSLAGCTTVRRIRRLYDDPHTHHSDATLGEPPEPWPTLGHDARRTGYRETAPDIAAEPTIERVGGGGGEFRDTAPAVTSEAVYATTVSYADDGRTRGFAATGRDGESWWERQWEDGDVPAAPTIHGETALLSRGRTTVAVDRRSAELRWEYAAGSGDGVPTAVGETVYLPGRRLLALDGVTGECRWAADDLSNPPGPVAATESTVFAEGDGTLYAVDAADGSVRWQESVPEPGYDAPVVGDAVVAVMGSEGLLQAIPRGDDAERWQRQVPGGQVAPSVAHSRVYAVSDTDDSLLAFDTHTGETDWSTGLGPTVDHRVAVGGGTVYAMGYDGSIEEDVLFCVDAASGEVRRTVPLRTAADEPLVTEGTGVALADDGVLFPAGVDGEYGIYRLG